Within Sorangiineae bacterium MSr11367, the genomic segment GCCGTGAAGCTGAAGAGCGATCACGTCGTGCGGGTGATGAACGCGGGGACCCTCGAATCGGGCGTCCCTTACATGGTGATGGAGCTCCTCGACGGGCACGATCTGGGGAACCAAGGGCCTCTGCCCATCGCCATGGCCGTCGATTGCGTGCTCCAGGCCATCGATGCCGTTGCCGAAGCGCATACCCATCACATCGTGCACCGCGATCTCAAGCCGTCGAACCTCTTCTTGGCCAGGCGCGCGGGCGCATCGCCCATCATCAAAGTGCTCGACTTCGGGATCTCCAAGGCGACGGGGCTGGAGGGCGATCCTTCGTTGACCCACGCCGAGGCGATCATGGGCTCGCCGCGGTACATGCCGCCGGAGCAATTCCGCTCGGCCAAGGCCGTCGATGGCCGCTCGGACGTGTGGGCGCTCGGGGCGATTCTGTACACGCTTTTGCGCGGGGCGCCGCCGTTCGACGGCGAGTCGATCGGCGAGGTCTTCGAAGCGGTCCTGCAACGCGAGCCGCCGCCGCTCCGTGCGCCGCGCCGGGAGATCCCGCCGGAGCTCGAGCAGGTGGTGCTGCGCTGCTTGCGCAAGACGCCGGCCGAGCGCTTCGCCAACGTGGCCATGCTGGCGCAAGCCCTCGCCCCGTTCGGCAGCGGGGAGTGGCAGCGTTGCGTGGCGCGGGCGAACAAGCTCCTCGCGGACAAGACCATCGTGATCGCCAAGGGCGACGCGTTCCCCGCGCCGACCCCGAGCAGCCCGAATTTGCCCTTCGATCCGACGGAGGTGCCCGTTTCGCATCGGACGCGCAAGTTCGTGACGAAGCCCTCGAGCCTGGGCCTCGTGGCCGGCACCGGGGTCGTGTTGTCGCTGCTCGCCCTGCTCTCGCTCGTCGGCGCGACGGGCGGTGGGGCGCGCGTGCCCGCCCCGGCGGCGGAGCCCGTGATGGCCCTGCGTGAGATGGTGCCGGAGGAAACCGCGCCGGTGGCGTTCGCCGCGGCCGCGCCACCGACGAGCGAAGCCACGCCCAAGGCACCTCCG encodes:
- a CDS encoding serine/threonine protein kinase is translated as MRALGVTSQCFEPGVMLLGQYRIQKVVGRGAMGLVVAAWDTGLRQHVAIKLLLGASGSETEPAERFMREARIAVKLKSDHVVRVMNAGTLESGVPYMVMELLDGHDLGNQGPLPIAMAVDCVLQAIDAVAEAHTHHIVHRDLKPSNLFLARRAGASPIIKVLDFGISKATGLEGDPSLTHAEAIMGSPRYMPPEQFRSAKAVDGRSDVWALGAILYTLLRGAPPFDGESIGEVFEAVLQREPPPLRAPRREIPPELEQVVLRCLRKTPAERFANVAMLAQALAPFGSGEWQRCVARANKLLADKTIVIAKGDAFPAPTPSSPNLPFDPTEVPVSHRTRKFVTKPSSLGLVAGTGVVLSLLALLSLVGATGGGARVPAPAAEPVMALREMVPEETAPVAFAAAAPPTSEATPKAPPKPVKARMPLRPTPKPAPKATGTIFDDRH